Proteins encoded within one genomic window of Rhododendron vialii isolate Sample 1 chromosome 1a, ASM3025357v1:
- the LOC131301283 gene encoding receptor-like protein 7, which translates to MMGALTWLFQILLCFSQYQVAFSSSSLRPSFASSANYPLCGHDQRSALLQFKHMFTINSSSASSYYCDYFGIPSHPKTLSWDENASDCCNWNGVTCDGLTGHVIGLDLSCSQLYGTMHPNSSLFQLSHLQRLNLAYNDFNFSRISYAFGSFASLTHLNLSWSAFSGSIPSELSLLSKLISLDLSSYPLKLEPLHFKILVRNLTQLQELVLNTVNISSSLPESLTNLSSLKALDLSRTKLSGNLPDSIFHLPNLQRLLLRYNYDLIVNLPKSTWGSGSSLKELDLSSTNLSGELPDSIGNLKSLKSLDLHQTSLSGKLPDSIGFLKSLNYLNLALCKLRGSIPKSLGNLTQIRELDLSGNGFDGEVLSTLSNLKQLTLLGLSSINLEGRIPLFAEFTKLENLYLADNNLIGGFPLWLASLKQLSNLVISSNQLTGPIPFNLSVFQNLWALFSYNNSFSGVIPPSLFTLPSLRYLELSSNNLTGQIPEFQHHLPMESIDLSDNKLRGPIPQSISTLVNLTWLSLASNDLSGVVDLHILKNVEYLYISNTNLSVVAGSNVNNTLPNLRSVYMSSCNIEVFPDFLRASENLEELDLSTNRIHGQILNWVAFIGKASLRYLNLSHNYLTHIKQFSWEGLDTLDLRFNLLQGPLPIPPPSISFFFISNNGLSGEIPSLICNASSLEILDLSHNNLSGAVPQCLSNFSSVLSVLNLRSNGFTGTLPLAFAKLNQLRSLDLSGNHFEGPLPRSLVNCRSLEVLNVGNNKVNDTFPNWLGTLSELQVLVVRSNRFYGPINTVMSEFSFPKLRIVDLSYNEFTGHLPVRYFENFQAMKNTTMPSKQYMSVGGSYYHDSLVVTIKGLEIELVRILTIFITIDLSSNNFSGEIPNAVGKLCSLKVLNFSHNSLTGHITESLGDLTSLESLDISSNHLTGKIPSQLTNLTFLAVLNLSCNRLHGPIPNGRQFNTFENGSYAGNLGLCGFPLSKECGDNQTKVQPPVFQHEEDDSDLDGFTWKIVVIGYGCGMTLGLFLGSLMFLLGRPRFFVKLAERKLPKKVIRLRRTVADTMARRN; encoded by the coding sequence gcttcttctgcAAACTACCCCTTGTGTGGTCATGATCAGAGGTCTGCGCTGCTGCAATTTAAGCATATGTTTACTATAAACAGCAGCAGTGCTTCTTCTTACTATTGTGATTATTTTGGTATTCCTTCACATCCAAAGACCCTGTCTTGGGATGAGAATGCAAGTGATTGTTGCAATTGGAATGGGGTCACGTGCGATGGGTTGACTGGTCACGTGATTGGGCTTGATCTCAGTTGTAGCCAGCTCTATGGTACGATGCATCCCAATAGTAGCCTTTTCCAACTCTCGCACCTGCAACGGCTTAATTTGGCTTACAATGACTTCAATTTCTCTCGCATTTCATATGCATTTGGCAGCTTTGCAAGTTTGACGCACCTCAACCTATCTTGGTCTGCCTTTTCAGGTTCAATCCCTTCTGAACTCTCCCTCCTGTCCAAACTCATTTCACTTGATCTTTCTTCTTATCCGCTGAAACTTGAACCCCTCCATTTCAAAATTCTCGTAAGAAACTTGACCCAGTTACAAGAACTCGTCCTTAATACGGTAAATATATCTTCTAGTTTACCCGAGTCCTTGACGAATTTGTCTTCTTTAAAAGCTCTAGACCTGTCGAGGACTAAATTGTCAGGGAACTTACCTGATAGCATTTTCCACCTTCCAAACTTGCAGAGGCTCTTGTTACGATACAACTATGATCTTATTGTCAATTTACCAAAATCAACTTGGGGTAGTGGTAGTTCTCTGAAGGAGTTGGATCTTTCTTCAACGAATTTGTCCGGAGAACTACCTGATTCAATTGGCAATCTCAAGTCTTTGAAATCCTTGGATCTCCATCAAACGAGTTTATCTGGAAAACTACCTGATTCAATTGGTTTTCTCAAGTCTTTGAATTACTTGAATCTTGCTTTGTGCAAATTACGGGGTTCCATTCCTAAATCTCTGGGGAACCTTACGCAGATCCGTGAACTAGATTTATCGGGAAATGGTTTTGATGGTGAAGTCCTATCTACTCTCTCAAATCTCAAGCAACTCACTCTGTTAGGACTTTCCTCCATCAACCTCGAAGGCAGAATTCCTCTTTTTGCCGAGTTCACAAAGCTGGAGAATTTATATCTAGCGGATAACAATTTGATTGGTGGATTTCCACTCTGGCTTGCGAGCTTGAAACAACTTAGTAATCTAGTTATATCTAGCAATCAACTCACAGGTCCCATCCCTTTCAATTTAAGTGTTTTTCAAAACCTGTGGGCACTCTTCTCATATAATAACTCTTTTAGTGGGGTAATACCTCCATCGTTGTTTACTCTTCCGTCATTGAGATATTTAGAGTTGAGTTCCAATAATTTAACTGGTCAAATTCCTGAGTTCCAGCATCATTTACCAATGGAATCCATTGACTTGAGTGACAATAAACTTCGTGGCCCTATTCCACAGTCAATTTCAACTCTTGTAAATCTGACCTGGCTATCTCTTGCATCAAATGATCTGAGTGGTGTTGTGGATCTGCATATACTAAAAAATGTTGAGTACCTTTATATTTCCAACACTAATCTTTCGGTGGTCGCTGGAAGCAATGTCAACAATACCCTTCCCAACCTTAGGAGTGTCTATATGTCGTCTTGCAACATTGAGGTGTTCCCTGATTTCTTAAGAGCCTCAGAGAATCTTGAAGAACTTGATCTTTCTACCAATAGAATTCATGGGCAGATTTTGAACTGGGTTGCGTTCATTGGTAAGGCTTCACTGCGGTATTTGAATCTTTCTCACAACTATCTCACACACATAAAGCAATTTTCCTGGGAGGGACTAGATACTCTTGATCTTCGTTTTAATTTGCTTCAAGGACCACTTCCCATTCCACCCCCCTCTATAAGTTTCTTTTTCATCTCAAACAATGGTCTTAGTGGAGAGATTCCTTCATTGATTTGCAATGCGAGTTCTCTTGAGATTCTTGATTTGTCTCACAACAATTTGAGCGGTGCGGTTCCACAATGTTTGTCAAATTTTAGTAGTGTTCTCTCGGTTTTGAATCTGCGCTCCAACGGATTTACAGGAACCCTTCCCTTGGCATTTGCAAAGCTCAACCAATTACGAAGTCTCGATTTGAGTGGAAATCATTTTGAAGGACCACTTCCAAGATCTTTGGTAAATTGTAGAAGCTTGGAAGTTCTAAACGTTGGAAACAACAAGGTTAATGATACATTTCCAAATTGGTTGGGGACTCTTTCTGAGTTACAGGTTCTTGTCGTACGATCCAACCGATTTTATGGTCCCATAAACACTGTAATGAGTGAATTTTCCTTTCCTAAGCTTCGAATTGTTGACCTCTCCTATAATGAGTTCACTGGCCATTTGCCAGTGAGGTACTTCGAAAATTTCCAAGCTATGAAGAACACAACTATGCCGAGCAAACAATACATGAGTGTGGGGGGTAGTTATTATCATGATTCTCTTGTAGTGACAATAAAGGGCCTTGAGATCGAACTGGTGAGAATTTTGACTATCTTCATAACAATCGATCTTTCATCCAACAATTTCAGTGGAGAAATTCCAAATGCCGTTGGAAAGCTCTGTTCCCTCAAAGTGCTTAATTTTTCTCataacagtcttacaggccatatTACTGAATCTTTGGGAGACTTGACGAGCCTTGAATCATTAGACATCTCTTCTAACCACCTCACTGGCAAAATTCCAAGCCAACTAACAAATTTGACATTTCTCGCGGTCTTGAACCTTTCGTGCAACCGTCTCCATGGACCCATACCCAATGGTCGACAATTTAACACATTTGAGAATGGTTCATATGCTGGGAACTTAGGATTATGTGGATTTCCATTGTCGAAGGAATGTGGAGATAATCAAACAAAAGTACAGCCACCGGTGTTCCAACATGAGGAAGACGATTCAGATTTGGATGGATTTACTTGGAAAATTGTGGTAATAGGGTACGGGTGTGGAATGACACTGGGACTCTTTCTAGGATCTCTCATGTTCTTACTTGGTAGACCAAGATTCTTTGTCAAACTTGCTGAGAGAAAGTTGCCTAAGAAGGTGATACGATTGAGGAGAACGGTTGCAGACACAATGGCTAGAAGAAACTAG